AGTATAGGATGGGAGTTTTTCATAGGGAAGATTGGGTTGAATATGCAGGGACATATAGATCCCACCCTGAGATGGAGAATAGTAGGGACGCTGAAAGCGGCCACGACCTGCTGTTTGACAGGTTGAAAGATAGAGTGTATTTCCTTTATTTCCAGCCTCAATCCCTTCTTTTGCATCTGTTTGTGTTGATTTGGTCTCAGGTTTGTAGCGAATGATTAAGTTGGTTTTCTCCTGAATCAAATCAGGCAATATCAGATCGCCTTGAATAAGCTTGTATCCTCTATTTTTGATACTGTCAATTTCTAGGCCTTCTTGTTGAAGACGTTGGATCGCTTTCCATATGGATGTACGGCTTAAATTCAGTTCTTCTCCGATTTTTTCTCCGCTAACATAATCGTTTTCTCTAGCTAATATTTGGTAGACTAGTTGGTGTGATTTCATTGATTTTCCTTTCTAGCTAAGAGGGAGTGAGAGTATTCCTTTCGAGTTTGACTAGGTGTTTTATGAAAAAACTGCTTGAAGGCTTTTGAGAAATGTAATGGATCTGAAAAACCCACAGAATACGCAATGACTTTGATCGTTTCATTGGTGTGTTCTAGTAACTGTTGCGCACGGTTCATTCGAACGAAAAGTAAATACTCTTTTGGAGAGAGTTGGTGAAATTCTTTAAACACACTAGTTAAGTAACTTCTATGAACCGATAGCTCTTTAGCTAAATCTTGAATGGTGAGCGATCGTGGATAGTGACTATCAATTAATTGTTTGCAGTCAAGATAGAGCTGGTGAGTTGATGAAATATTCTCTTTTTTCTGATTGGGAGCAATCGTTCCTAGATGAAACATTAGTTCATGGAGTTGTCCCATGATGTGGAGTTGAGCCAATTCATTTGATTTTGTAATCTGAGCGAAACGGACAATATTTTCAACAAGTTTTGCAGTTGTTTGTGTATGACAGTTATTTGACTGGGTGAGGTAGGATTGGTCAGAAATTTGAGATAGAACAAAGTAGTCAGGTGCCCTCCCTCCAGTGATCCCCAACCAGTAGTAAGCCCAAGGATCCTGGCTATCTGCTTGATAGAATGTTAATTCATCTGGTTTTAGTAAAAAGAAATCTCCTGCCTTTAAATCAACAATTTTCCCCTTATAATGGAATTGACCTTTTCCTTTAGTAATGTAATGGAGTACATAGGTATCTCGAATAGCTGGGCCAAAAGAGTAGTTAGGCGTGCATTCTTCATAACCGTAGAAGCTAAGAGAAAGATCAATTGTTCCAGTCTGGTATTCTGAAAAAACGAGCATGGGTCACCTCCTACCTAACATTTTACCATACTTTAGAGACATTTTTCTATTTTAGAAAGCGCTTTTATGTGATAAAATTTTATCAAGAAATCGATGAGGTACAATTTATGGGAATTCGGATAGAGAATAATCTATTTTACGTTGAGAGTAAAGGTTTAAGTTTGATTATTGAAAATAGGGATGGGTTCTTATTATTAAAACATTTAGGAAAGACTATTAAGAACTATAGAGGGGCTAATAGTGTTTACGAACGCGATCATGCTTTTTCTGGTAATCCAACAGCTACTAATCGAACCTTTAGTTTGGATACGCAACGTCAAATTTTTGGACAACATGGTTTGGGTGACTTTAGAAAACCAACTATACAGGTTCAACATGATGCAACTGAAGTAACAGACTTTCGATTTGTAGAAGCAAAGATTTTAAAAGGTCAGAATGGTCCACAGGGCTTACCTTCTCCTCACAGCATGGATGGTACAGAGACGCTTGCCTTGATTTTAAAAGATCCTCAAGCTAAACTTAGTCTGACTTTGTATTATACAGCTTTTGATAATGATGCGACAATTGCTAGTTACAGCAAATTGGAGAATAATAGTAATCAGGAAGTTGTCATTCATAAGGACTTTTCTTTCATGGCTGATTTTCCTGCTGCAGCTTACGAAATAGTAACTTTGCAGGGAGCTTATGCTCGTGAAAAGACTGTCCGACGTCAACAGGTAGAACAAGGAATCTTTTCGATTAGTTCGAACCGTGGAGCTTCTGGGCATGCTCAAACACCAGCTCTTCTATTATGTGATCAAGGAGTTACAGAGGATGCTGGGAATGTGTTTGCTCTACAACTGATGTATAGTGGAAACTTCGAAGCTTTTGTCCAAAAGAATCAACTGAATGAAGTTCGGGTGGCTATTGGAATTAATCCAGAAAACTTTTCTTGGAAGTTAGATTCTGAGGAAGACTTTGAAACACCGGTAGCTTTAGTGACCTATTCAGACGAGGGATTAACTGGTATTAGTCATGAAAGTCAGAATTTTGTACTTAAGCACATTATGCCAAGTAACTTTTCTAAAAAAGAGCGTCCAATTCTAATCAATAACTGGGAAGCTACCTACTTTGACTTTCAGAGAGAAAAATTGTTAGAACTAGCTGATGAAGCTAAGAAAGTTGGTATTGAACTTTTTGTATTAGATGATGGGTGGTTTGGTAATCGCTTTGATGATAATCGTGCTTTAGGTGATTGGGTTGTTAATGAGAAAAAGCTGGGTGGAAGTCTAGAAAGTCTGATTTCAGCTGTCCATGAAAGAGGTTTGCAGTTTGGGCTTTGGTTAGAACCGGAGATGATTTCTGTTGATAGCGACTTGTATCGCAAACATCCTGACTGGGCTATTCAGGTTCCAGGTTATGAGCATACTTACTCTCGAAATCAATTAGTACTTAATCTTGCCAATCCTCAGGTAGTAGAATATTTGAAAAATGTTTTAGATGAACTTCTCTCTCATCATAAAATTGACTACATCAAATGGGATATGAACCGCAATATCACTAATCTGGGGAATGGTTCAGCCTACTTGGAAACCCAGATGCAATCTCATCAGTACATGCTGGGGCTTTACGAACTCGTTTCTTATCTGACAGAGAAGCATAGCCATATTCTCTTTGAGTCCTGTTCTGGTGGTGGTGGACGAAATGATCTTGGTATGATGCGTTATTTCCCACAGGTCTGGGCTAGTGATAATACAGATGCTATTGCACGTTTACTAATTCAATACGGTTCATCCTATCTCTATCCAACCATTTCTATGGGGGCTCATGTGTCAGCAGTACCAAATCATCAGATGGGACGAATGACACCATTGGAAACTCGTGGTCATGTAGCCATGATGGGAAATCTGGGGTATGAGCTTGATTTGACAAGTTTATCAGATGAAGAGAAGGATGAGATCGCTAATCAGGTGAACTTGTATAAAGAATTGCGACCAGTAGTCCAGTTGGGAAATCAGTATAGGTTAATCAATCCCAATGCTGAATCCAATGAAGCAGCTGTGCAATTTAACTATGGAAATCAGACGATCGTAACCTACGTCCGAGTCCTATCAGTTGTGGAAACAATGGAAACCACCTTGAAACTGAAAGACTTAGAAGTGGAAGTGCTTTATGAGCTGGAAGGGACAAACATTGTTTATTCGGGTGCAGAGCTCATGTATGCAGGTTTAACTGTTACCCTATCACCAGGAGATTTTTTGAGTAGACAGTATAAATTCAAAAGACTATAATAAAAGCGTATAAATTTATCAAGGAGGCATTCCAATGAAATGGTATAAGAAAGCAGGTTTTCTTTTAGTAGCTGGGGCAAGTTTACTAGGCCTAGTGGCTTGTGGTCAGAACAATCAATCAACTGATGGTAAGGTAACGATTGAGTTTTTTAACCAGAAGACCGAGATGGCAGATACCTTGCAAAAGATTGTGGATGATTTTGAAAAGGAACACCCTAATATTGATGTGAAGTTGACGACTGTTCCGGCAGCTGGAATTGTTCTGAAGACTCGGATTTTATCAGGAGATGTTCCAGATATTATTAATATCTATCCTCAAAATATGGATTTTCAGGAGTGGGCGAAGGCAGGCTATTTTGCAGATATGACAGGAAAACCCTATCTTGAGAACATCAAGAATGACTATGCCGAAAAGTATGCAATCAATAACAAGATTTATAGTGTGCCTTTAACGGCCAACCTTTATGGAATCTATTACAATAAAACGAAGTTTAAAGAATTAGGACTTGAGGAACCGAAGACTTTTAAAGAGTTTCAAGAGATTGTCAAAAAGATAAAAGATAGTGGAAATTCTCCGTTTGCGGTTGCAGGCAATGAAGGCTGGACACTAAATGGTTACCACCAACTTTCTCTCATTACCCTTACGGGTAGTGGAGACGCGGCTAATAACTATCTTCGCTTTTCAAAACCAAACGCAATCTCTGCAGATGATGCTATTTTAAAAGCAGATGCAGAACGACTCGATTTATTAGCAGATAATGCTCAAGATGGTTGGCGTGGTGCCTCTTATAATGATGCGGTGGTAGCATTTTCGAGTGAAAAAGCCTTGATGATGCCACAAGGATCATGGGCATTAGCCGCAATTAATCAACAGGATCCAAAATTTGAGGTGGGGATGTTTGCTTTTCCTGGAGAAGAAGTAGGAAAAGAAGCCACTGTTGGTGCAGGGGACATGGCATTATCAACTTCAGCTACTACTAAACATCCTAAAGAAACCGAGGAATTTATCAGCTATATGACTAGTCCAAAAGCTATGCAATCATATTATGATGTAGATGGATCACCAGTTGCTGTAAAAGGTATACAAGAAAAAGAAGATTCAGCACTTGCAGAGATTTCTAAACTGGCATTTACGGATAAACATTATGTTTGGTTGGGTCAACACTGGAATTCTGAAGAAGATTTTTTTAATCTAAGTGCAGGTTACCTGATGGATAAAAATCTGAAAAATATGGCAAACAATCTCAATGCTTTCTTTAATCCAATGAAGGCAGATTTGGACTAGAATAGGAGTTAAGATGATATGGCTATTCGAAAATTTTTAAATAAATACTGGGGTTGGACATTTTTGCTAATCCCGCTTGCTTTACAAGCTATCTTCTTTTACTTTCCAATGGTACAAGGTGCTTTCTATAGTTTGACTAACTGGACTGGATTGACCTATAATTATAAATTTGTTGGTTTAAATAACTACAAATTGTTGATGATTGATGGGAAATTCTTCACAGCCATAGCTTTTACTTTGATTTTAACTCTGGCATTGATTGTTGGAGAGATTACAATTGGGATGGTTGTGGCACGAGCCTTAAATTCTAAGATGAAAGGACAGACCTTCTTTAGAGCTTGGTTCTTTTTCCCGGCTGTTTTATCTGGTTTGACAGTTTCCTTGATTTTTAAACAATTTTTCAACTATGGTCTTCCAACGATTGGAAGAATTTTAGGGGTTGGTTTTTTACAAGAGAGTCTATTAGGAACACCTGTCGGTGCGGTAGTGGCAACTATTTTCGTTCTTCTATGGCAAGGAGTAGCAATGCCAATCATCCTCTTTCTTGCTGGTCTTCAGAGTATTCCAAGTGATATTTTGGAGGCAGCATCAATTGACGGTGCAACAAGTAAACAAACCTTTTGGAAGATTGAATTGCCCTATTTACTGCCAACGATCTCAATGGTTTTTATCTTGGCTCTTAAGTCTGGTTTGACAGCCTTTGACCAAATTTTTGCCTTGACGAGTGGTGGTCCAAATAATGCTACAACGTCTCTTGGACTTTTAGTCTACAACTATGCTTTCAAGAGTAATCAATATGGATATGCGAATGCAATTGCCTTGATTTTATTCTTAATTATTGGAATTGTTTCTCTTATCCAAATCAAGCTATCAAAGAAATTTGAAATCTAATAGAGGAGTCCTACACATGAAAAAAGAAGAAAAATTGAATCAGTTTTGGAAATATGTCCTCTTGATAGTCGGTGGTATTCTTATACTTGTTCCTTTGTTGGTAACGGTATTCAGTTCCTTCAAGACAACCAAGGATATCATGAATCATTTCTTTAGTTTGCCCAATCCTTTTACCTTAAGTAATTATGAACGATTGATTTCGGATGGAATTGGAGGCTATTTCTGGAATTCAGCAGTTATTACGGTGTTATCATTGATTGTAGTAGCTTTCTTTATACCAGCTGCAGCTTATTCCATTGCTCGAAATATGTCTAAGAAAAAAGCCTTTGCAATTATGTATTCGCTCTTGATCTTAGGGATATTTGTTCCATTTCAGGTGATTATGATTCCCATCACAGTTATGATGAGTAAACTCGGTCTAGCAAATATGTGGGGGTTGGTAATACTCTATCTAACTTATGCAATTCCACAGACTCTCTTCTTGTATGTTGGTTATATTAAAATCAGTATACCAGATAGTTTAGATGAAGCTGCAGAAATTGATGGGGCTGATCGTTTTACAACTTATCGTCGAATCATTTTTCCAATGTTGAAGCCCATGCATGCGACAACTTTG
This Streptococcus oralis DNA region includes the following protein-coding sequences:
- a CDS encoding AraC family transcriptional regulator; the protein is MLVFSEYQTGTIDLSLSFYGYEECTPNYSFGPAIRDTYVLHYITKGKGQFHYKGKIVDLKAGDFFLLKPDELTFYQADSQDPWAYYWLGITGGRAPDYFVLSQISDQSYLTQSNNCHTQTTAKLVENIVRFAQITKSNELAQLHIMGQLHELMFHLGTIAPNQKKENISSTHQLYLDCKQLIDSHYPRSLTIQDLAKELSVHRSYLTSVFKEFHQLSPKEYLLFVRMNRAQQLLEHTNETIKVIAYSVGFSDPLHFSKAFKQFFHKTPSQTRKEYSHSLLARKENQ
- a CDS encoding alpha-galactosidase, coding for MGIRIENNLFYVESKGLSLIIENRDGFLLLKHLGKTIKNYRGANSVYERDHAFSGNPTATNRTFSLDTQRQIFGQHGLGDFRKPTIQVQHDATEVTDFRFVEAKILKGQNGPQGLPSPHSMDGTETLALILKDPQAKLSLTLYYTAFDNDATIASYSKLENNSNQEVVIHKDFSFMADFPAAAYEIVTLQGAYAREKTVRRQQVEQGIFSISSNRGASGHAQTPALLLCDQGVTEDAGNVFALQLMYSGNFEAFVQKNQLNEVRVAIGINPENFSWKLDSEEDFETPVALVTYSDEGLTGISHESQNFVLKHIMPSNFSKKERPILINNWEATYFDFQREKLLELADEAKKVGIELFVLDDGWFGNRFDDNRALGDWVVNEKKLGGSLESLISAVHERGLQFGLWLEPEMISVDSDLYRKHPDWAIQVPGYEHTYSRNQLVLNLANPQVVEYLKNVLDELLSHHKIDYIKWDMNRNITNLGNGSAYLETQMQSHQYMLGLYELVSYLTEKHSHILFESCSGGGGRNDLGMMRYFPQVWASDNTDAIARLLIQYGSSYLYPTISMGAHVSAVPNHQMGRMTPLETRGHVAMMGNLGYELDLTSLSDEEKDEIANQVNLYKELRPVVQLGNQYRLINPNAESNEAAVQFNYGNQTIVTYVRVLSVVETMETTLKLKDLEVEVLYELEGTNIVYSGAELMYAGLTVTLSPGDFLSRQYKFKRL
- a CDS encoding extracellular solute-binding protein, with the protein product MKWYKKAGFLLVAGASLLGLVACGQNNQSTDGKVTIEFFNQKTEMADTLQKIVDDFEKEHPNIDVKLTTVPAAGIVLKTRILSGDVPDIINIYPQNMDFQEWAKAGYFADMTGKPYLENIKNDYAEKYAINNKIYSVPLTANLYGIYYNKTKFKELGLEEPKTFKEFQEIVKKIKDSGNSPFAVAGNEGWTLNGYHQLSLITLTGSGDAANNYLRFSKPNAISADDAILKADAERLDLLADNAQDGWRGASYNDAVVAFSSEKALMMPQGSWALAAINQQDPKFEVGMFAFPGEEVGKEATVGAGDMALSTSATTKHPKETEEFISYMTSPKAMQSYYDVDGSPVAVKGIQEKEDSALAEISKLAFTDKHYVWLGQHWNSEEDFFNLSAGYLMDKNLKNMANNLNAFFNPMKADLD
- a CDS encoding carbohydrate ABC transporter permease, which codes for MAIRKFLNKYWGWTFLLIPLALQAIFFYFPMVQGAFYSLTNWTGLTYNYKFVGLNNYKLLMIDGKFFTAIAFTLILTLALIVGEITIGMVVARALNSKMKGQTFFRAWFFFPAVLSGLTVSLIFKQFFNYGLPTIGRILGVGFLQESLLGTPVGAVVATIFVLLWQGVAMPIILFLAGLQSIPSDILEAASIDGATSKQTFWKIELPYLLPTISMVFILALKSGLTAFDQIFALTSGGPNNATTSLGLLVYNYAFKSNQYGYANAIALILFLIIGIVSLIQIKLSKKFEI
- a CDS encoding carbohydrate ABC transporter permease; the encoded protein is MKKEEKLNQFWKYVLLIVGGILILVPLLVTVFSSFKTTKDIMNHFFSLPNPFTLSNYERLISDGIGGYFWNSAVITVLSLIVVAFFIPAAAYSIARNMSKKKAFAIMYSLLILGIFVPFQVIMIPITVMMSKLGLANMWGLVILYLTYAIPQTLFLYVGYIKISIPDSLDEAAEIDGADRFTTYRRIIFPMLKPMHATTLIINALWFWNDFMLPLLILNKDSKMWTLPLFQYNYQGQYFNDYGPSFASYIVGIVTITIVYLIFQKHIISGMSNGAVK